Proteins encoded by one window of Paenibacillus urinalis:
- the map gene encoding type I methionyl aminopeptidase, whose amino-acid sequence MTVGSQNDIEGLKEIGRIVAMTIKEMKIQARVGMTTKELDEIGGQILARNGAVSAPKITYDFPGNTCISVNHEVAHGIPGNRIIQPGDLINIDVSAEAGGYYADAGHSFVIPPYESSLMQLCQYTHQTMMKVISSLKHGVKLNEIGRIIEIEAKKGGYNIIKNLCSHGIGKSLHESPTEILPFYNKHDKRVLKEGMVITIEPFLSTGAGYAVEQSDGWTLSVPDNSYVAQHEHTIIITKNQPIILTAV is encoded by the coding sequence ATGACAGTAGGATCGCAGAATGATATTGAAGGTCTGAAGGAAATCGGCAGAATTGTTGCCATGACGATCAAAGAAATGAAAATTCAGGCACGTGTCGGAATGACAACAAAGGAACTTGATGAAATTGGAGGGCAGATTCTGGCCAGGAATGGTGCTGTGTCGGCACCGAAGATCACTTATGATTTCCCTGGAAATACCTGTATTAGTGTTAACCACGAAGTTGCTCACGGTATACCAGGTAATCGAATTATTCAGCCAGGCGATTTAATCAACATTGATGTTTCTGCAGAAGCGGGGGGGTATTATGCGGATGCGGGTCATTCTTTTGTGATTCCTCCATATGAGTCTTCATTAATGCAGCTGTGCCAATACACGCATCAGACCATGATGAAAGTAATCTCTTCACTGAAGCATGGAGTTAAACTGAACGAAATCGGCAGGATTATTGAAATCGAGGCTAAAAAAGGCGGATACAACATTATTAAAAATCTATGCAGTCATGGTATCGGAAAATCACTGCATGAATCCCCAACAGAGATTCTACCCTTCTACAACAAGCATGATAAACGGGTATTGAAGGAGGGCATGGTTATTACGATCGAGCCTTTTCTATCTACAGGTGCAGGATATGCCGTTGAGCAGTCGGACGGCTGGACATTAAGTGTCCCTGACAATAGCTATGTAGCCCAGCACGAGCATACAATTATCATTACAAAAAATCAGCCCATTATCTTGACGGCTGTATAG
- a CDS encoding AraC family transcriptional regulator: protein MQFKEFTIDPDFKELTQHRTTILPLACYHTTIICNINGYIPMHWHEELQFVLVVKGQVVFQIQEERVRLAKGEALFINSGCLHLAKDDNHSGCVYICLNISPRFMLSQELYGTYVYPYIKATNLPYILLNTSEQWVTNIINSIVEIDRLIQERPPAYEIDISIELAQIWRNLILNHFQLEYIEGEMLKNEKMKKMLNWIHLHYPEKIVLEDIARAGQLSRSECCRYFQRFIKDTPLSYVMEYRIQKSLLLLQAPEYNVTDVAYQVGFNSTSYFISQFKKSMNMTPLAYKKQKIFND, encoded by the coding sequence ATGCAATTTAAAGAATTTACAATTGACCCGGATTTTAAAGAGCTTACGCAGCACCGAACCACCATATTGCCACTCGCATGCTATCACACGACGATCATTTGTAATATTAACGGATATATCCCAATGCACTGGCATGAAGAACTTCAATTTGTACTTGTTGTCAAAGGGCAAGTTGTTTTTCAGATCCAGGAAGAAAGAGTGAGATTGGCGAAGGGGGAAGCTTTATTTATTAATAGTGGCTGTCTGCACCTTGCCAAAGATGACAATCATTCGGGTTGTGTCTACATTTGTTTGAACATTTCTCCGAGATTTATGCTGTCCCAAGAGTTATACGGAACTTATGTGTATCCTTATATAAAAGCAACAAACTTACCATACATCCTACTGAACACATCAGAGCAGTGGGTGACTAACATTATAAACAGCATCGTTGAGATTGACCGTTTGATCCAGGAGCGTCCACCTGCATATGAAATCGATATTTCTATAGAGCTTGCACAGATATGGAGAAACCTGATTTTGAATCATTTTCAATTAGAATACATAGAAGGGGAGATGTTAAAGAACGAGAAGATGAAGAAGATGTTGAACTGGATACATTTACATTATCCTGAGAAGATCGTTCTAGAAGATATCGCAAGAGCAGGGCAGCTAAGCAGATCTGAGTGCTGCCGCTATTTTCAAAGATTTATAAAGGATACACCGCTGAGTTATGTGATGGAATACCGAATTCAAAAAAGCTTGCTCCTGCTGCAAGCGCCTGAATATAATGTTACAGATGTGGCTTATCAGGTTGGTTTTAACAGCACTAGCTATTTTATAAGTCAATTCAAGAAATCAATGAACATGACTCCATTGGCCTATAAAAAGCAAAAAATATTCAATGATTGA
- a CDS encoding EamA family transporter — protein sequence MNRKRGLILIILGAIFWGIGGTVAKKLFQYGIDMGSLVTVRLLIAGILLLTIHCCKKGSRNIFEIWTDKKRSIQLIIFGLVGMLGVQYTYMASIERGNAAVATLLQYLAPVMIMMYLLIRGRSAPTKKDMLTAALSLIGCFFLLTNGSLIQLSVPHDAVVWGVLSGAALAFYTLYAVQLLKNYDSLVIVGWAMLIGGAAISLIHPPWHLMFTSLPIEAYLYLCFVIIFGTMLAFWFYIESLNSLSPKESSLMGSLEPVAAVLTTVFWLKDSFGGFQWMGTLCIMIMVIYLTLNKDAASNHANSQN from the coding sequence ATGAATAGAAAAAGAGGTTTAATTCTGATTATTCTGGGTGCTATATTCTGGGGAATTGGCGGAACGGTAGCGAAGAAGCTCTTTCAATACGGTATAGATATGGGTTCGCTCGTAACCGTTCGCTTGCTGATTGCGGGGATACTTCTTCTTACCATCCATTGTTGTAAAAAGGGCAGCCGAAATATATTTGAGATCTGGACAGATAAAAAGCGATCGATCCAGCTCATCATATTTGGACTCGTTGGTATGCTCGGCGTTCAGTATACGTATATGGCTTCGATCGAACGGGGGAACGCTGCTGTAGCCACATTGCTGCAGTATCTGGCACCTGTCATGATTATGATGTACTTGCTAATCCGGGGAAGATCTGCACCTACCAAGAAAGATATGTTGACTGCAGCGCTGTCTTTAATTGGATGTTTTTTCTTGCTGACAAATGGTTCATTAATCCAGTTATCCGTACCGCATGATGCGGTTGTATGGGGAGTGTTATCCGGAGCTGCGCTTGCCTTCTATACCCTTTATGCTGTCCAATTACTCAAGAATTACGATTCGTTAGTTATCGTCGGCTGGGCAATGTTAATCGGTGGAGCCGCAATCAGCTTGATTCATCCGCCTTGGCATTTAATGTTCACAAGCTTGCCGATTGAAGCCTATTTATATTTATGTTTCGTTATCATATTTGGAACTATGCTGGCCTTCTGGTTCTATATTGAGAGCTTAAACAGCTTGTCTCCAAAGGAGTCCAGTCTTATGGGCAGCCTTGAGCCAGTCGCGGCCGTGCTGACGACCGTATTCTGGTTAAAGGATTCCTTCGGAGGGTTTCAATGGATGGGAACGCTCTGCATCATGATCATGGTGATCTACCTAACACTTAATAAAGACGCTGCTTCAAATCACGCGAACTCACAGAACTAA
- a CDS encoding VanW family protein, giving the protein MKWLSAMVLFGLLTMQANPGDLLTVTQDGNSLSTLDRTEYNLGVFPLINTDTYEQWVDQLDRKTIKKPENARIAMDGHIEEGHNGYRLDRRKMLALFYNYYYGKGPATVELPTYTLHPKVDAEILTSIRTKPIGYYVTYFNSNNKNRSHNIALAAKAIDSAVVFPGEMFSFNEVVGMRTIDKGYKKAGVIVRGELSEGVGGGICQVSSTLFNAIDRAGLQIVKRYSHSRNVPYVLAGRDATVSWGGPDFAFQNAYNEPILIRAYSNGGQIAVAVYSSEFIEYQPRHVPGMSKQLPEEIIDRRETSVNGE; this is encoded by the coding sequence TTGAAATGGTTATCCGCCATGGTCCTGTTTGGACTGCTCACGATGCAAGCGAATCCAGGGGATCTATTGACTGTAACCCAAGATGGTAATTCACTGAGTACACTGGATCGGACCGAGTATAATCTTGGCGTGTTTCCGCTCATTAACACGGATACCTATGAACAGTGGGTGGATCAATTGGATCGAAAGACAATAAAGAAGCCTGAAAACGCACGAATTGCGATGGATGGTCATATTGAAGAGGGTCACAACGGATATCGCTTGGATCGACGTAAAATGCTGGCTCTCTTCTACAACTATTACTATGGAAAGGGACCGGCAACGGTTGAGCTTCCAACCTATACTTTACATCCCAAAGTAGATGCCGAGATACTCACATCCATTCGAACGAAGCCAATCGGGTATTATGTCACTTATTTTAATTCCAATAATAAAAATCGCTCGCATAACATCGCATTGGCAGCCAAGGCAATTGACAGTGCTGTTGTGTTTCCTGGAGAGATGTTCTCTTTTAACGAGGTTGTGGGCATGAGAACTATAGATAAGGGGTACAAAAAAGCGGGCGTCATTGTCCGGGGGGAACTGTCGGAAGGTGTGGGAGGAGGGATATGTCAAGTATCCTCCACGTTGTTCAATGCCATTGACAGAGCGGGGCTGCAAATCGTGAAGCGGTACTCCCATAGCCGGAACGTACCTTATGTTCTGGCTGGAAGGGATGCAACCGTCAGTTGGGGAGGGCCGGATTTCGCGTTTCAGAACGCCTATAATGAGCCAATCCTTATTCGGGCTTACAGCAACGGAGGACAAATTGCAGTGGCTGTGTATTCATCGGAATTCATCGAGTATCAGCCACGCCACGTACCCGGTATGTCCAAGCAGCTGCCTGAAGAGATCATCGACCGACGGGAGACATCCGTAAACGGTGAATAG
- a CDS encoding class I SAM-dependent methyltransferase — MNASIHKTNSYYWNTIGNDFLRAIVLPYYGAFISEEKHQLFGDVTEKKLLEIGCGNGQSLQYHGEHNASELWGIDLSEKQIEKAAQHLKSCGVSAKLICSPMEEECGIPADYFDFVYSIYAIGWTTDLEGTFKRIASYVKKDGAFIFSWSHPIHKCVTAENNMFVFNKSYFDEAWYPVPLNEGALTLADRKLSTYVNALSNAGFVIEQMIEETDEELMYSREDNSELADRAKMFPITFVIKARKL; from the coding sequence ATGAATGCTTCGATACATAAAACAAACAGCTACTATTGGAATACTATAGGAAATGACTTCTTAAGAGCCATCGTGCTTCCTTACTATGGAGCATTTATTTCAGAAGAAAAACATCAGCTCTTTGGCGATGTAACTGAAAAAAAGCTGCTGGAGATCGGCTGTGGAAACGGTCAATCCCTACAGTATCACGGAGAGCACAACGCATCTGAGCTATGGGGCATTGATCTATCTGAGAAGCAAATTGAGAAGGCAGCGCAGCACCTGAAGTCATGCGGCGTGTCTGCCAAATTGATCTGTTCACCCATGGAAGAGGAATGCGGCATACCAGCGGATTATTTTGACTTTGTCTATTCGATCTATGCTATAGGCTGGACCACGGACCTCGAGGGAACTTTTAAACGAATCGCCTCTTATGTCAAAAAGGATGGCGCTTTTATTTTCAGCTGGTCCCATCCTATACACAAATGTGTAACTGCTGAAAATAACATGTTTGTATTTAATAAGAGCTATTTTGATGAAGCTTGGTATCCAGTTCCTCTAAATGAAGGCGCACTAACCTTAGCGGATCGCAAATTATCAACCTATGTGAATGCGCTATCCAATGCGGGCTTTGTTATTGAACAAATGATTGAGGAAACGGATGAGGAGCTGATGTATTCGCGGGAAGATAACAGTGAGCTTGCGGACAGAGCAAAGATGTTTCCAATAACGTTTGTGATCAAAGCAAGAAAGCTATAG